The following nucleotide sequence is from Dehalogenimonas formicexedens.
CTGCGCGCAGGTTGCCTTCCCGATAGTGGCAGTCGCCAGGGTGGCAGCCGCACATCAAAACGCCATCGGCGCCTTTAGTCAAAGCGTCTATAACCAGATTGGGATGGACCATGCCGGAGCACATGACCCGGATTATTCGAACGTTCGGTGGATACTGGATGCGTGATACCCCGGCCAGGTCGGCGGCAGCATAGGAGCACCAGTTGCAGGCGAAACAAATAATGATGGGCTGATACCCCTGATCCTGGGAGGCATCAACGTTATCGGTTACCGTCATGGAACTCATCTTATGTCTTCCTTTACGCAGGGGTTAAAACCGCAGACACCATGTCTGATAGTTCTTCAAGGTTGAAATTCTTGACCATGATACCTTTCTTGGGACAGGTAGCCATGCACACCCCGCAACCCTGGCATTTAGCGGGATCGGATTCAGCTGTCTTTTTTACGGAGCCGTTCGACATGTATTCGATAAGAGTTATCGCTTTGAAAGGACACGGTTCGACGCAGTATGCGCAGCCGTCACAGTTATCATCTAGAACCTCTGAGACACAGGCTTCAAGCTGGCGTTCGTCCTTCGAAAGAATAGCCGCGGCCTTTGCCGCCGCTGCCCCAGCTTGAGCGATAGACTCATCGGCTAGTTTGGGACCATGCGCCAATCCAGCGAGAAACACCCCTTCAACCGGCGAGTCCACCGGACGTAACTTAATGTGAGCCTCCATAAGGAATCCATCTTCGGATTGCGGCAATTTCAACAATTTGGCGACATCCTGATCTTCCGAAGGGACCACACCGACAGAAAGAACCAACATGTCGGCCGTGACATTAAGCCGCGCCTTTAATATCGGATCAAACGTCGAAACCTTTAATACACCGGCTTCCATCTTAACAACCGGTTTTTCAAACTGCTCATATCTGAGAAAGCGAATGCCCAATTTGCGCGCCCTGGTGTATTCCGCCTCATGCAGGCTATAGGAGCGAATATCCCGATAGAGGATGAATACTTCTGTTTCGGGTTGGCGGGCTTTAATTTTGATGGCGTTTTTGATTGCCTGAATACAGCACAAACGGCTGCAATACTGTCGTTTCTCATCCCTGGAGCCAACACATTGGACCATAACCACGGTTTTGGCTTCGATTTTTTCGGTTGAAAGCCGTTCTTCCAGTTCGAGCTGGGTTAACACCCTCGGGTCTTTGCCGTAAAGGTATTCGGTTGGCTGATACTCCGAGGCTCCTGTCGCGACGATAACCGCTCCGGCTTTTACTTGCCGCTGTTGACCATCCAGTTCGAAACCGATCAGGAAATTACCAGCGGCGCCTTCGAATGCATTGAAACTGGCTTCAAGAAAATATTCGACGTTGGGATGGATCTTGATCCGTTCGATCATTTCATGAAGCTTAGCCTGGGGTTCCTCACCCGGCTCCCCGAATTTTACCCGCTTAAAATTCCCCCCAAGTTCTCTTGATTTCTCGAATAGATACGTTTTATAGCCTGAATCAGCCAGCGTTAAAGCCGCGGTCATCCCGGCTAACCCGCCGCCGATAACAACTCCTTCGTGACTGACCGGGACTTGACCAGGACGTAAAGGCTTAAGATGATTAACCTTCACCGCAGCCAACCGGACGATATCTTTAGCCTTGTAAGTGGCCTCGGCTGGCTGGTGCATGTGTACCCAGGAGCACTGGTTCCTGATATTAGCCATTTCCAGGAGATATGGGTTAAGACCGGCTTCCCGCAAGGTATCCTGAAATAAACCCTCGTGGGTTCGAGGGGTACAGGCGGCCACGATCACCCGATTGAGCCCATGTTCAATAATGGATTGTTTGATCTTCTCGCCGGCGTCGGTCGAACAGGCAAAAAGTGTGTCATCGACAAAAGTGACATTCGGCAATGTCCGGGCGTAATCGACCAGGTCAGGGATATTTACTACTGAAGAGATGTTCTTACCGCAATGGCAGACAAAAACACCCAGGCGCGGCTCGGAACCATCGACCACCCGTTCCTCGGGATATATTCTCTGTTGAATAAGTTCGTTTTTCTTCTCAGCAAGGAGAGCCATCACCCTGGAAGCCGCAGCCCCCGCCTGAATTACGGTCTCAGGAATGTCCTTTGGTCCGGTGAACGCACCAACGGCGAAAACTCCTTCCTGACTGGTAGCAACCGGATCCAAACCGTCAGTGAGACAGAACCCATTACTATCGAGCTTGATACCGAATCTGTCAGCTAACGTTTGGCTGCCTTTGGACGGCCGAAGGCCGCATGACAGCATGACAAGATCGAACTTTTCCTCTTCTATCTTACCCTGCTCGTCCTGATGCCTGACGATTATTTCTTTACTGGCGGGAATCTGTTTCAATGAGGATGGCTGGCAGCGGATATAACGCACTCCGGCCTTTTTTGCTCTTTCGTAATAACTTTCAAAGCCTTTACCGTAGGCTCTCAGGTCGATGTAGAAAATAGCGACGTCAATCTCCGGATGGTGTTCCTTAAGAATCAACGCTTCCTTGGTTGCGTACATACAACATACCGCGGAACAGAAATCAGCCGATGTCTCCCGAGAGCCGACACATTGGATAAACGCCACTTTTTGAGGCAGTTCTCCATTGGACGGGCGAACCACCTTTCCGGCAAAAGGCCCTGAAGCTGCGAGCATTCTTTCGAATTGGAGGCTCGTCAGGACGTCCGGATACCGGCCAAAACCGAGTTGGGGTTTTTCTGCCGCATCGAAAAGGTCATAGCCAGGCGCCAGCACCACGGCGCCGACATTGATTTCGACAGTTTCATCCTGCTGGTCGAGAAGGATAGCCCCCGCCTCACAAAATTTCTCGCAAGCCTTGCACCCTTTGCCTTTCTTGAAATAGATGCAATTGTCCTTATCAATCACCGGTACGTTGGGTACCGCCTGGGCAAAGGGAGTATATATGGCTTTACGCTTGGCAAGCCCATGCTCAAATTCACTGGTAGTTTTGGCCGGACACTTCTCCACACAAACATTGCATCCAGTGCATTTTGAAAGATCGACGAAGCGAGCTTTTTTTAGTACGTTGACCCTGAAATTACCCGCTTCACCTTCGCAGCTGATGACTCGGGAGTTCGTTAGCAGTTCTATGTTCAGATGACGGTCTATGGAGACAAGCCGCGGTGAAACCGTGCACATGGCGCAGTCATTGGTAGGAAAGGTTTTATCCAGCTGCACCATCTTGCCGCCGATGGCGGGAGCTTCATCCAGCAGATATACCTTAATGCCGGCTTCTGCCAGATCAAGAGCTGCCTGCATGCCGCCGACTCCGCCCCCAACGACTAAAGCTGCGCCAATTTTTGTCTTGCTCAACTCTAAACCTTCACCAGCAGTTTTTCACCCTCGACGAAATGTTTGTTCAGCATTAATTCACTCTCGGGGACGCCGAGCGCCAACGACAAAAGCTCACTAAAATAAAAGATCGGAACATGGTAGTTTCCACCAAGTCTATTGAGGTCATCCTGCCGCACGTCCAGGTTGAGTTGACAGAAGCTGCAAGGAACCGAGATCGCCGTGGCTCCACAAGCGCAGGCGTCATCGATAATTTTAGTCGTGAGCTTTAATACGACATCGGGTCGTGTAAGAGATAACGAACCGCCGCAACAGTCAACCTTGTGAGACCAATCAGTCGTTTTAATGCCTACGGCGTTCAGTATCCTATCCATAGACATCGGATATTCAGGATCATCTCTGAAGCCTGTTTCTTTATGTGGCCGGACAAGTAAACACCCGTAATATGAGGCCACGGTGAGATGCGAAAGGTCCCTTCGCACCTTTGACTTTAGCTTGGACAGATTTTCATCGGTAGATAATATCTCGAGGGGGTGAAGCACAGAAACCGGCTTTTCGAATTTGTGATCAATGATCTTTTCGATCTCACGTTTCAGGCGGCTATCACCTTCGTCTTCGTACTGAGCAACCTTGAACCTGTTATAGCAGGCGGTACAGGGTACGATTATTTGGTCGGATCCCTGTTTTTGAACCTCGGCGAGGTTTTTTAATGGGAGAGTATCAGCCAACATTACTGAGGCGTTATGGGCTATGGTCGAACCACAGCATATCCAGTTTTTCAACTCCTCAGTTTCGATGCCGACGATTTCAAATAGCCGCAACAGGGACTGATAGTAGTCTTTGCCGCTAGCCCGGAGGGAACAGCTGTTAAATAAAGCGTATTTCAAGATTGAGCCAGCTCCCGTTCTTTCTTAGCGACTTTTTTGAACAGTCGTTTCATTTCACGTGAATTCTGGAAATGGGGGAAAACTTCTAGTTTTCCTTTTTTGAGCATACGAATACCGAGCGCAGCGTCGCGACCAAGGTTTCCCGTTTTCAAGCTTAAAAGGCCAGCCACTCCGGTCTCGTACATCATTCCGAAGTTCTTGATAATAAATAAGCCTGACTTGTAAAAAGCCGCAATGTCAGGTTCTTTAGGTTGGATGCCTTCCCTGATTGCGATGTTAGCCAGTGCGTCCATGACCTTTAATAAACCGGTTTCCTGGGGGCAGCGCGCGGTACAGGTACCACAAGCAACGCACAACCAATAGGTATTTGTATTCAGCACCTCATCCTTGAGCCCGAGGCGAACAGCATGGATCACCTGGACCGGAGTCATATCCATGAATTCAGTAAGAGGGCAACCGCTGGAGCATTTCCGGCACTGAAAACACATGTTGGCGTCGACCCCGTGAAGGGCCTTAATGCTTGAAGCAAATTCGCTTATATGGCCCGGGATCAGGTTAAATTCGCGGGGATCCGCAGTTTGAGTCATACGTGTTAGCCTTAATATAGAGTCTAACCGCCAAGGCATAATATAGTATCTTAGGCCTAGTACCCGTGTCAAAAAACGATAAGGTCGACTTTGAAAATGCCAAACAGGTACTATATCTTTGGTACAATACTATCGCACAGTGACCGATTTTGTCAATCGAATTGCGTTCAGGAGACAGGTGGTTTAAGTTGTTTGATCATATATCCGGAACGAAATTCATAACCATGTTCCCTGTAATAATTGCGTGCTCCCACGCCCGATAATATGCCGATATATTCCATCCCAAATTCGTTTAGAGCTATTTTTTCAGCCACCTGGAGTAATTGTCTGCCTATACCCCTGTGCTGGGCGGAGTTGCGTCCTTTTTCTCCAAACTGGAGTTCAGGGCCGTAAACATGTAGTTCTCTCACGATCGCAATTCGTTCTGAGATGTGTTGAAGATTATCCGGCTCCTGATCTTGAATCCTGAGCCTGAGCAATCCGAACAAGGTGTCCGTTTCATCCTCAATCGAAAGAAATAGCTCTTTGCCCCCTGACGCTTCGTATTCGCGCCGCCGAAGCACCAGTTCGGTGAAATTCCTGGTCTTCCGGTGACCAAACTCGCGGCACCTGATACATTGGCAGTTGAGCCCCTGCGCCTGAAGTATGCTCTTTACCCCGTCCCTCAAAGAGTTCTTGAGCCCCCCGGTAATGTACTCAGAGGGAATGTCTCTTAGAACCCGTGAAATCCTGACATACGGTGGAACGTTTATTTTCATCTCCGCGATCAGCTTGATCATTGTTTCGTCATTATAAGGTTCATACCGGTGTTCGCGCTGCCATTTTTCCAGTTCCGTATTTTCAATGACCATAGTGGGATAGATTTTAATCCCGTCCGGCTGAAAATTGGGGTCATTAAAAAGGCGTTTGGTCATCGCCAGATCGTTTTCCGGCGTCGATCCGGGCAATCCCGGCATCCAGTGATAGTGCACTTTCAGACCCGCTCTTCTCAATCGAGCAGTGGCTCCAATCACGGCCGACACGTCGTGCCCACGGTTGATCAAGCGATAAACGTTATCATCAAGGGTTTGAACCCCAAGTTCAACCCGAGTAGTACCCCATTTGATCATGCGCTCGATTTCGGCGTCACCGCAATAATCAGGCCTGGTCTCGATGCATAAGCCCACTGCCCTGTTAGCCGATAACTCGTTGGTTTTCTGAGCATCTTCCAAAGAAACGCCGGTAGAGCCATTCAAAGCGTCGAAACATGATTTTATAAAACTGTTTTGGTAATCAACCGGAGTGGCTAAAAACGTGCCGCCCATCACGATCAACTCAACTTTATCTGTCGGGTGTCCCATGTCGGATAGAATACGCAGCCGGGCCTTTACCTGGGCGCCCGGATCATAGTCGTATCTCACGGCGCGCATGACTGCCGGAGAGTGAGGCGTGTAACTGCGAGGTGTGTCCGAAAAGTCAGGGCAATAAACGCAGCGCCCCGGACATGGCGCGGGTCGACTCATGACCGCCACCGGGGTGACGCCTGAAATTGTCCGGGTCAGCTTTTTCATTTATACTCCATTATACAATAGGCGCCATTTCGAAGAAATATTTATGTCAATTTACCAGACATCTCCCACCTTTGATCGTATCGCCGCGGGATGGTACGGGTTCAGACACCGGACGATCTTCAAAACAGAACTGGATTCACTCGCCCGCAGGTGGGAAAAGGGTAAATTATTGAACCTCGGTTGCGGGCACGGCGCTGATTTTCTACCTTTCAAGGATAGTTTCGATCTGACGGGCATCGATATTTCCTCTGAAATGCTCAAGTTCGCCGAAAAATTCATGCGGAAACATGGATTCCAAGCCGATCTGAAGCAGGCTGACATGAGATTGATACCCTACCGGGACGCCTCCTTCGATTTCGAATTGGCTGTGGCCAGCCTGCATCACATCGACGACAAACCAGGCAGAGAGAAAGCCGCCAGGGAAATGTTCCGAGTTCTGAAGCCCGGAGGCGAAGCATTCATTACCGTTTGGAATGCCTTTCAGCCCCGTTTCATTTTCAGGAACCGCGATGTTCACATCCCGTGGCGTGCCAAAGACGAAGTGATCGAACGTTTCTACCATCTATTTTCCTACAGAGAACTTGAGAAACTATTTGAATCCGCCGGTTTCAGGATTATCAGTTCTCGGCCTGAATCAACCTACCACCTGCCGGTAAAATATTTTTCCCGAAACATATGTCTGCTTGTCCAAAAACCCTAACCGTCATTTGTTTACGATAAATCAAACTGATAACATTATCGCGAACATAGCGACCATACAGGACGCTTTGTAAAGGAGCAGTGTTATGCTGGTCAACATTACGTGCCCAAAGTGCAATACGAGCGGCGGTTTTTCTATAACCGATGCTTATTACATTGGCCCTTACAAGTGCTGGAAATGCCGTGCAGTTTTAAAGATAAATCTTGAGAACAACCGATTGGTAAGCTGCGAAGCGATGGATGACGCAGAACTGGCCCGCTTTGAACAAGAGCAGGAAGCCAAGAAGCGCTCCCGCGGCCGGTAAAATTCCATATGGAGTCGTTCCAAGGAGAAGTCCACCTGCCTGGAACCAACCACTCCAGTACGGTGGTGCTTGAGATTGACTGGCTCGGAAAACAGGTTAACGTAAGTATGTCCGAGCCTGAAGGCGGCTTTTCAGAGTGGCCCGGCCTTATGGTGCAAACCATCGGAGTGGAAGAGGCGGTTTTCAGAACCAGAGGCATTCCTCCGCGATTCACCCATTGGTGGCATGTCGCCCGCAGCGGCTCGGATGATATTTGGGGGCTGATAGTTGCCACCCCGGACATCCATGGCGACTGGCAAACCTGCCCGATTTTCTTAAAGAGAATAACCAAGGAGGCTTGAATGCCTGTTATCACCGTAGAGATGCATGAAGGCCGATCCATTGCCCAGAAGAAGCAACTGGTTGAGGGCATCACCAACGAGTTCGTTAAAATAGGTACTCCCGCCGAAAAGGTCACGATCATATTCCGCGATGTCGCCAAAACCAACTGGGCTTCCGGGGGTAAATTAAGCTCGGAATCAGCCGCGCGGCCCCTTTAAAGGCCAAATTTCAGGCTGTTTCTCCACTCTTCAAATTTAGCGACACATTGGCTTGAATCAGCGTCATCCAGGGTCATGATGAGCGCGTCTTCCCGATTATCGGTATAGTAAGCCCGGCGCACGCCTTTGCCGATAAACCCATATTGCAGATAGAGGCGTTGCGCCTCATAGTTAGAAACCCGAACTTCGAGAGTCACAATCTCAGCCTCGATTTTAACTGCCGCCCTGACCAGTTCGACAAGCAGCAGTTTACCGAACCCGCGACGTCTGAACTCCTTTTTAACGGCCAGGCTTATGATGTGAGCCTCGCCGGCCATCATCCAAAACCCGGCGAAACCGACGATTTTCTGAGGAGGCTCCGGGCCGGCTTTGTGCGGTGTCAGCCATTCTACAACTTTGTGGGCAAGCCCGGTATTGGCTTCGATTTTAGTTGTTGGGGGTTCACTTGTTTTATCAGATTCTTCGGCGACGACGATGTAATGGGCCAGATGGTTCTCCAACTCGCGCTGGTAGTTCATCGGCGGCCACATGGTGGGAAAGGCCTCACGATCTATGGCGGTTACCTGGGGAACGTCTTCCTGGGTCATTGGACGCACGATGTACTGCATATCAGACCTCTATCCCCTTTGGAGTCGTCGATTCATCCCGATATCTTTCCCATTCGCTATAAAGGCAACCGCAATACTGCTGCCGATACAGATCCAGCGGTTTGGTCAGGCGGCGGCTATCAGAATATCGTTTCCTCAGGTCAGCGTACTCAAACACAACCCCCGAGATTAGCTCCACCGACCGGGCGATTTCGATAATCTGATCGTGCTTCTGTTGAGGGCTGATCAAAAGGCTGCTGGTGAAAGCGTCGAAACCGTGTTCAGCAGCGTAAGAAGCGACTTTACCAAGGCGCAGACGGTAGCATTCCCGGCAGCGGTTCTCATTTTTACCGGCGGCAGCCACAAAGTACTTGTCCAGGTCATACCCCGGCTCTAGTTCGACCGAAATGCCCTCCCTGGCGACCAGGGATTTTAGCGCCTCCAGACGCCGCTGATGTTCAAGGAACGGATGGATGTTGGGGTTATACCAGAAGGCGGTGACCCCAAAGCCCTGTTCCCGCCAGTAGTTAAGGGTATAGGCCGAACAGTGCACGCAGCAGCAATGGACCAGAAGTTTGGGTGTCACGGAATTTTCTCACAAATTTCCGGTGTGAAAAACGAATGAAACGAATCACCCGGGCTAAGTAGATTCTTGCCAACAATCACGCAATCCCGTGTTTCCGATGTTGTGCGCCATGTTCTTGACGTTCGCAGCGTCAGCCGGGCGCGCGCTCGCAAAAACAAAGGAAACAATTCCCCCGGTGCGGAGGAACGATGGAAAAACGGCGACGGGAGCTTCGGGTACTTAACCATATTGTAGGTATAATATAGCACACGTGTTCAGCGAGCTGTCAAGCGTTTCATGTCGTTTTTGGGAAGATGTTTTCAATTTCTCAAAGGCGGTTTTACGGCATTCAAAAAAACGAGAGAATTGCGCTATCCGTCTGGATTAACAAGAGATGGGTACATTGTTATATCTCTTCAGGTCCGGACGGGGCGGGCGATTGCATGTCGCCCGTATAAAAAAGCTAAAGAAGGGGCGCCTGGGGCGATTCACCTTCCGCAGCAAGGCGACTTTTGGGATATTTCAGGCCGAGATGGTCGTAAGCCCGGCGGGTGGCGACCCGCCCCCGAGGCGTGCGCTCTAAAAAGCCGAGCTGCATGAGATAAGGTTCGTAAATATCCATGATGGTGTCGGTATCCTCGGAGATGGCGGCTGCCAGGGTCTCAAGACCGACCGGTCCTCCCGAGAATTTCTCGATAATGGCCTTCAAGAGTTGATGGTCGATATTGTCCAAACCGACAGCGTCCACCTCCAATCGGCCAAGCGCGACCCGGGCGATCTCGCAATCAATGACCCCGCGACCTCTCACCTGGGCGTAATCACGTACCCTCTTGAGCAGACGGTTGGCGACACGAGGCGTGCCCCGGGCGCGGCAGGCAATCTCTCTCAAGCCAGCCTGATCGGCCTGGACTCCCAGAATTTCGGCGGACCTTCTTAGGATGGCCTCGATGTCTTCATCGGTGTAAAAGTCGAGGCGGTAAATCGAACCGAAGCGATCACGTAGCGGCGAAGATAACATGGCGTATCGGGTAGTGGCCCCTATCAAAGTGAAGGGCGGCAGTTTCAGCCGTAGGCTCTTGGCTCCAGGGCCTTTACCGATAACGATATCGAGAGCGAAATCTTCCATAGCCGGATAAAGGATCTCTTCAACCGTCCTGCCGAGGCGGTGAATTTCATCGATGAAAAGGACATCATGCGGCTGAAGGCCGGTCAAAATAGCGGCGAGGTCACCTGGGCGTTCGATAGCCGGACCCGAAGTGATCCGGATATTGACCTCCATGCCGTGAGCGATGATATAGGCAAGCGTGGTCTTGCCTAAACCGGGCGGACCATACAGGAGAACATGGTCCAGTGCCTCTTTGCGGGCTCTGGCCGCCACCATTGTTACCGCCAGGTTATCTTTTATTTTGGCCTGGCCGATGAAATCATCAAGCGACCTGGGACGAAGGCTCGTTTCAAGCTTGGTATCGTCAGGAACTGATTGGCTGGAAATTATGCGTTCGGCCATAAATTGTGCAGATTATAACACAGTCAACGGAAAAATTGGTCCGAATAAATACAGGAAAACCTCACGAAAGGACTAACTCTTCCTTGTTACCGCGATCAATAAAATGATTAGGAGTACGGCGGCCCCGCCGATCACAAAGATCATCGTAGAACTGGAACTACCCCCGGAGCTTGAGGTTTCCGAGGTTGACGCCTGGGTCGACGGCGAAGTTGTAGGATTGGTGGTCGTTGTAGCGGGCGGGGTTGTTGTCGCCGATGGGGTGGTCGTGACTGTAGAACCGCCGCCTATCAAGGCGTAAGTCGTGAAACTTGAGATAGTAGTTGAGACGGTGTTGAACGAAGTATTGACGTCGGATGCCAGCCGTACCCACAACGACCCATTCCACTGGGCGATGTAAAGGCTCGATTCGGAGATATTCGAAGGCAATTCAGCATCGGAATAATTGAAGGCCAGCCCGACCGTGGGATTGAAAGTAGCCCCAGGAGTACCAATCTCGTAGGCAATGACCGATTGCTGTTGAGACGGAACAGAGGCCGGGTTCTGAACAAGGATGGCTGAGATAAACTCCTGGTTTTTCCCGGCGGCGTTGTGGATGATGGTCCCTAGTGGGATCTTCAAACTCATTTTTCCGTCAGGCGTCTGCAGGTCCCCGCTGGAGATCGACTGACCATTCTTATTCATCATGGGCAACGACCCGACCAGGTTGAACCCGTACATCTGATAGCTACCGTCGCTGGTTTGGGCATTCACTTCCTTGGGAAGAAGTGAAAAAAGCGAAATGAAAATCAGAGCAACTCCCCCCAGCGAGCCCATCAACTTATTGGCAGGTCTTCCGGTCATAATAGCTCTCCCTCAGTTTCATTTATCATACACCCCGGAAATCGCGGATACAATAATATTATGTAATGTATTTCATTTGCCTGGAAAACCAGGGATTCTTTTTCACGCTCGGATATAAAAAGAGAGCCTTCGATCGAAGGCTCTCTTTTTTGGTCTGAGGGTAAATTATCTAGATGGCTGGTTGCTCCAATTGAACCATCTTGGCGGCTTCCAATTCCGCGTTCTTGTCGGCGGTGGCATCACGGCAGGATTGGCACTGCGCCGGAATTAGCTTACCGATGATAACATTCTCCT
It contains:
- a CDS encoding CoB--CoM heterodisulfide reductase iron-sulfur subunit B family protein; its protein translation is MKYALFNSCSLRASGKDYYQSLLRLFEIVGIETEELKNWICCGSTIAHNASVMLADTLPLKNLAEVQKQGSDQIIVPCTACYNRFKVAQYEDEGDSRLKREIEKIIDHKFEKPVSVLHPLEILSTDENLSKLKSKVRRDLSHLTVASYYGCLLVRPHKETGFRDDPEYPMSMDRILNAVGIKTTDWSHKVDCCGGSLSLTRPDVVLKLTTKIIDDACACGATAISVPCSFCQLNLDVRQDDLNRLGGNYHVPIFYFSELLSLALGVPESELMLNKHFVEGEKLLVKV
- a CDS encoding tautomerase family protein, which produces MPVITVEMHEGRSIAQKKQLVEGITNEFVKIGTPAEKVTIIFRDVAKTNWASGGKLSSESAARPL
- a CDS encoding class I SAM-dependent methyltransferase; translated protein: MTATGVTPEIVRVSFFIYTPLYNRRHFEEIFMSIYQTSPTFDRIAAGWYGFRHRTIFKTELDSLARRWEKGKLLNLGCGHGADFLPFKDSFDLTGIDISSEMLKFAEKFMRKHGFQADLKQADMRLIPYRDASFDFELAVASLHHIDDKPGREKAAREMFRVLKPGGEAFITVWNAFQPRFIFRNRDVHIPWRAKDEVIERFYHLFSYRELEKLFESAGFRIISSRPESTYHLPVKYFSRNICLLVQKP
- a CDS encoding FAD-dependent oxidoreductase is translated as MSKTKIGAALVVGGGVGGMQAALDLAEAGIKVYLLDEAPAIGGKMVQLDKTFPTNDCAMCTVSPRLVSIDRHLNIELLTNSRVISCEGEAGNFRVNVLKKARFVDLSKCTGCNVCVEKCPAKTTSEFEHGLAKRKAIYTPFAQAVPNVPVIDKDNCIYFKKGKGCKACEKFCEAGAILLDQQDETVEINVGAVVLAPGYDLFDAAEKPQLGFGRYPDVLTSLQFERMLAASGPFAGKVVRPSNGELPQKVAFIQCVGSRETSADFCSAVCCMYATKEALILKEHHPEIDVAIFYIDLRAYGKGFESYYERAKKAGVRYIRCQPSSLKQIPASKEIIVRHQDEQGKIEEEKFDLVMLSCGLRPSKGSQTLADRFGIKLDSNGFCLTDGLDPVATSQEGVFAVGAFTGPKDIPETVIQAGAAASRVMALLAEKKNELIQQRIYPEERVVDGSEPRLGVFVCHCGKNISSVVNIPDLVDYARTLPNVTFVDDTLFACSTDAGEKIKQSIIEHGLNRVIVAACTPRTHEGLFQDTLREAGLNPYLLEMANIRNQCSWVHMHQPAEATYKAKDIVRLAAVKVNHLKPLRPGQVPVSHEGVVIGGGLAGMTAALTLADSGYKTYLFEKSRELGGNFKRVKFGEPGEEPQAKLHEMIERIKIHPNVEYFLEASFNAFEGAAGNFLIGFELDGQQRQVKAGAVIVATGASEYQPTEYLYGKDPRVLTQLELEERLSTEKIEAKTVVMVQCVGSRDEKRQYCSRLCCIQAIKNAIKIKARQPETEVFILYRDIRSYSLHEAEYTRARKLGIRFLRYEQFEKPVVKMEAGVLKVSTFDPILKARLNVTADMLVLSVGVVPSEDQDVAKLLKLPQSEDGFLMEAHIKLRPVDSPVEGVFLAGLAHGPKLADESIAQAGAAAAKAAAILSKDERQLEACVSEVLDDNCDGCAYCVEPCPFKAITLIEYMSNGSVKKTAESDPAKCQGCGVCMATCPKKGIMVKNFNLEELSDMVSAVLTPA
- a CDS encoding epoxyqueuosine reductase QueH translates to MTPKLLVHCCCVHCSAYTLNYWREQGFGVTAFWYNPNIHPFLEHQRRLEALKSLVAREGISVELEPGYDLDKYFVAAAGKNENRCRECYRLRLGKVASYAAEHGFDAFTSSLLISPQQKHDQIIEIARSVELISGVVFEYADLRKRYSDSRRLTKPLDLYRQQYCGCLYSEWERYRDESTTPKGIEV
- the ruvB gene encoding Holliday junction branch migration DNA helicase RuvB; its protein translation is MAERIISSQSVPDDTKLETSLRPRSLDDFIGQAKIKDNLAVTMVAARARKEALDHVLLYGPPGLGKTTLAYIIAHGMEVNIRITSGPAIERPGDLAAILTGLQPHDVLFIDEIHRLGRTVEEILYPAMEDFALDIVIGKGPGAKSLRLKLPPFTLIGATTRYAMLSSPLRDRFGSIYRLDFYTDEDIEAILRRSAEILGVQADQAGLREIACRARGTPRVANRLLKRVRDYAQVRGRGVIDCEIARVALGRLEVDAVGLDNIDHQLLKAIIEKFSGGPVGLETLAAAISEDTDTIMDIYEPYLMQLGFLERTPRGRVATRRAYDHLGLKYPKSRLAAEGESPQAPLL
- a CDS encoding elongator complex protein 3; protein product: MKKLTRTISGVTPVAVMSRPAPCPGRCVYCPDFSDTPRSYTPHSPAVMRAVRYDYDPGAQVKARLRILSDMGHPTDKVELIVMGGTFLATPVDYQNSFIKSCFDALNGSTGVSLEDAQKTNELSANRAVGLCIETRPDYCGDAEIERMIKWGTTRVELGVQTLDDNVYRLINRGHDVSAVIGATARLRRAGLKVHYHWMPGLPGSTPENDLAMTKRLFNDPNFQPDGIKIYPTMVIENTELEKWQREHRYEPYNDETMIKLIAEMKINVPPYVRISRVLRDIPSEYITGGLKNSLRDGVKSILQAQGLNCQCIRCREFGHRKTRNFTELVLRRREYEASGGKELFLSIEDETDTLFGLLRLRIQDQEPDNLQHISERIAIVRELHVYGPELQFGEKGRNSAQHRGIGRQLLQVAEKIALNEFGMEYIGILSGVGARNYYREHGYEFRSGYMIKQLKPPVS
- a CDS encoding 4Fe-4S dicluster domain-containing protein, encoding MTQTADPREFNLIPGHISEFASSIKALHGVDANMCFQCRKCSSGCPLTEFMDMTPVQVIHAVRLGLKDEVLNTNTYWLCVACGTCTARCPQETGLLKVMDALANIAIREGIQPKEPDIAAFYKSGLFIIKNFGMMYETGVAGLLSLKTGNLGRDAALGIRMLKKGKLEVFPHFQNSREMKRLFKKVAKKERELAQS
- the rimI gene encoding ribosomal protein S18-alanine N-acetyltransferase, with the translated sequence MQYIVRPMTQEDVPQVTAIDREAFPTMWPPMNYQRELENHLAHYIVVAEESDKTSEPPTTKIEANTGLAHKVVEWLTPHKAGPEPPQKIVGFAGFWMMAGEAHIISLAVKKEFRRRGFGKLLLVELVRAAVKIEAEIVTLEVRVSNYEAQRLYLQYGFIGKGVRRAYYTDNREDALIMTLDDADSSQCVAKFEEWRNSLKFGL
- a CDS encoding hydrogenase iron-sulfur subunit gives rise to the protein MTVTDNVDASQDQGYQPIIICFACNWCSYAAADLAGVSRIQYPPNVRIIRVMCSGMVHPNLVIDALTKGADGVLMCGCHPGDCHYREGNLRAESRAEAIKLMLQDFGLEDERYRLEWVSASEGARFAQVVTDMVADLKRLGPSPYKM